CTTGCTTGAGCGCGTCCAGGAAGCGGGGGTGGTGGAACTGGCCGGGGATGCCCATGGACTGGGTCAGATCGAAGTGGCCCACCCACAGCACGTCTACCCCCGGGGTGCTGGCGATATCCTCCAGGTTCTCCAGGCCCTCCACGCTCTCGATCTGGCAGATGATGGTGGTGTTCTCGTTGGCCTGGGCCATGTATGTCGGGGGATCTACGGCCTGGAAATCGGTGTGGGCGTTGCCCAGGATCACGCCCCGGTCGCCCAGGGGAGCATACTTGGCGGCATGGACGATGGCCCGGGCCTGCTCCCCGTTGCGGACGTTGGGCACCATGATGCCCAGGGCGCCGAAATCCAGGGTGCGGGCAATGAAATGGTACTCGATTTGGGGGATGCGCACAAAGGGGGCGAGGGGCGTGGCTTTGAACCAGGCGATCAGGTCGGCGAGCTGGGCGACGGTAAAGGCCGAATGTTCGGTGTCGATGATCGCGAAATCCAGGCCGGCCCGCTCCAGGATCTGGGCCATGCCCCGGGTGCCGAACTCCAGGATCATGTGCCCCACGGGGACTTCCCCCGCGCGGCGCCGCTCCAGAAAGCGATTGGGTTTCATGCAAATGTCCTTCCTGACAATGGAATGGATGTGGATGGCAGGCTCACGCCGCCAGGGCGGCAAAGAGCGCCTTCAGGTAGCCGATGGAATAGCCCCAGCCAATGCTCTTCTCCGGCGTATCGCCCGGCAGCTGGGGAATGTGGTCCGGGTTGATGC
The Litorilinea aerophila DNA segment above includes these coding regions:
- a CDS encoding HpcH/HpaI aldolase family protein produces the protein MKPNRFLERRRAGEVPVGHMILEFGTRGMAQILERAGLDFAIIDTEHSAFTVAQLADLIAWFKATPLAPFVRIPQIEYHFIARTLDFGALGIMVPNVRNGEQARAIVHAAKYAPLGDRGVILGNAHTDFQAVDPPTYMAQANENTTIICQIESVEGLENLEDIASTPGVDVLWVGHFDLTQSMGIPGQFHHPRFLDALKQVVEVGQRHGLGIGAQPNSVAQAQEWLELGFNVISYGGDFSVYLAALSSAVAEVRRLAG